The Prinia subflava isolate CZ2003 ecotype Zambia chromosome 13, Cam_Psub_1.2, whole genome shotgun sequence genome contains a region encoding:
- the DBNDD1 gene encoding dysbindin domain-containing protein 1 isoform X2 gives MQAEARGEFCSRDQRPELGKEPLVPERPAGTPTHGPAQETPRVPAEEQGGIPIPSAGLLQVTERRQPLSSVSSLEVHFDLLDLTELTDMSDQELAEVFADSDEENVAGETPGGLQPPPVPRAGYLRSPSWTRAREQGRDKKHLSDPELPPGPPGPPDAFLPAERPREP, from the exons ATGCAGGCGGAGGCCAGAGGGGAATTCTGCAGCCGGGACCAGCGCCCTG AGCTTGGCAAGGAGCCGCTGGTCCCAGAGCGCCCTGCAGGGACCCCCACCCATGGGCCGGCCCAGGAGACCCCCCGAGTCCCCGCGGAGGAGCAGGGTGGCATCCCCATCCCCAGCGCCGGCCTGCTGCAGGTCACCGAGCGCCGAC AGCCCCTGAGCAGCGTGTCCTCGCTGGAGGTGCACTTCGACCTGCTGGACCTGACGGAGCTGACGGATATGTCGGACCAGGAGCTGGCCGAGGTCTTCGCCGACTCCGACGAGGAGAACGTGGCCGGAGAGACGCCCGGCG GGCTGCAGCCGCCGCCGGTGCCGCGGGCCGGGTACCTGCGCTCGCCCTCCTGGACCCGCGCGCGGGAGCAGGGCCGGGACAAGAAGCACCTGAGCGACCCTGAGCTGccgccgggacccccgggacccccggacGCCTTCCTGCCCGCCGAGCGCCCGCGGGAGCCGTAG
- the DBNDD1 gene encoding dysbindin domain-containing protein 1 isoform X1 produces MQAEARGEFCSRDQRPEGADVAELGKEPLVPERPAGTPTHGPAQETPRVPAEEQGGIPIPSAGLLQVTERRQPLSSVSSLEVHFDLLDLTELTDMSDQELAEVFADSDEENVAGETPGGLQPPPVPRAGYLRSPSWTRAREQGRDKKHLSDPELPPGPPGPPDAFLPAERPREP; encoded by the exons ATGCAGGCGGAGGCCAGAGGGGAATTCTGCAGCCGGGACCAGCGCCCTG AAGGTGCTGATGTGGCAGAGCTTGGCAAGGAGCCGCTGGTCCCAGAGCGCCCTGCAGGGACCCCCACCCATGGGCCGGCCCAGGAGACCCCCCGAGTCCCCGCGGAGGAGCAGGGTGGCATCCCCATCCCCAGCGCCGGCCTGCTGCAGGTCACCGAGCGCCGAC AGCCCCTGAGCAGCGTGTCCTCGCTGGAGGTGCACTTCGACCTGCTGGACCTGACGGAGCTGACGGATATGTCGGACCAGGAGCTGGCCGAGGTCTTCGCCGACTCCGACGAGGAGAACGTGGCCGGAGAGACGCCCGGCG GGCTGCAGCCGCCGCCGGTGCCGCGGGCCGGGTACCTGCGCTCGCCCTCCTGGACCCGCGCGCGGGAGCAGGGCCGGGACAAGAAGCACCTGAGCGACCCTGAGCTGccgccgggacccccgggacccccggacGCCTTCCTGCCCGCCGAGCGCCCGCGGGAGCCGTAG
- the GAS8 gene encoding dynein regulatory complex subunit 4 isoform X1, which translates to MAPKKKAGPKGKRGKGSAAVDALDPEDMSKEQVLEHMKRLREELDRERQERNAFQLECNRIQSFWEITRRELEERKAELRDRDREMEEAEERHQLEIKVYKQKVKHLLHEQQENLTELKAEGVLSLSRAQKDHWDQEQELWKEKRSLNIRLKEQEVANEAAITNLCLKHEEEMARLRSDFELQTKEMEAKYTRKMQALRDEMDLRRKTEIHELEERKNTQISELMRNHEGAFGSIKNYYNDITAKNLTLINLLKEQVEDLRKKEAVLEKEKAAVLLQNKELTEPLQEARELVAELQKKLVHYDRDKEALMNSKAHLKITQKELKDLQWEHEVLEQRFSKVQAERDELYQKFTKAINEVQQKTGFKNLLLERKLQALLNLLEQKEVELNKVVAASDLDPSALSLVSHKLEDVLNSKNATIKDLQLQLARVCKAHNDMLQTFEAKMTAFGIPVDNLGFQPLSFPFPGQELGQGPAGLVAVPT; encoded by the exons ATG GCACCCAAAAAGAAAGCAGGGCCTAAAGGGAAACGGGGCAAAGGCTCGGCGGCGGTGGATGCCTTGGACCCGGAGGACATGAGCAAGGAGCAG GTGCTGGAGCACATGAAGCGTCTCCGGGAGGAGCTGGACCGGGAGCGGCAGGAGCGGAACGCTTTCCAGCTGGAGTGTAACAGGATTCAGAGCTTCTGGGAAATCACCCGCCgtgagctggaggagaggaaagcGGAGCTGCGTGACCGGGACCGGGAGATGGAGGAGGCGGAGGAGCGGCACCAGCTGGAGATCAAG GTGTACAAGCAGAAGGTGAAGCACCTGTTGCACGAGCAGCAGGAGAACCTGACAGAGCTGAAGGCTGAAGGAGTCCTGTCCCTGAGTCGGGCCCAGAAGGATCACTGGgaccaggagcaggagctgtggaaaGAGAAGCGCTCCTTGAACATAAggctgaaggagcaggaggtggcCAATGAGGCAGCCATTACAAACCTCTGCCTG AAACATGAGGAGGAGATGGCCCGGCTACGCAGCGACTTCGAGTTGCAGACCAAAG AGATGGAGGCCAAGTACACCAGGAAGATGCAGGCACTGCGGGATGAGATGGACCTGCGGAGGAAGACAGAGATCCatgagctggaggagaggaagaacaCCCAGATCAGCGAGCTGATGAGGAACCATGAGGGGGCTTTTGGTTCCATCAAGAACTACTACAACGATATCACTGCCAAAAACCTGACACTGATCAACCTCCTGAAG GAGCAGGTGGAAGATCTAAGGAAGAAGGAGGCTGTCTtggaaaaggagaaggcagctgtgctgctccagaaCAAGGAGCTGACAGAGCCGCTGCAGGAAGCCCGGGAGTTGGTGGCTGAGCTGCAAAAGAAGTTGGTTCACTAtgacagggacaaggaggccCTGATG AACTCCAAAGCCCATCTGAAAATCACCCAGAAGGAGCTGAAGGACCTTCAGTGGGAACACGAGGTACTGGAGCAGCGGTTCAGTAAG GTCCAGGCAGAGCGAGACGAGCTCTATCAGAAGTTCACCAAAGCCATTAACGAGGTGCAGCAAAAAACGGGGTTCAAGAACCTGCTCCTGGAGCGGAAGCTGCAGGCACTCCTCAACCTCCTGGAGCAGAAGGAGGTGGAGCTCAACAAGGTCGTCGCAGCCTCCGACCTCGACCCCAGCGCTCTCTCCTTGGTCTCGCACAAGCTGGAG GACGTGCTCAATTCCAAGAATGCCACCATCAAggacctgcagctccagctggcccGAGTGTGCAAG GCACACAACGACATGCTGCAGACCTTCGAGGCAAAGATGACAGCCTTTGGCATCCCTGTGGACAACCTGGGTTTCCAGCCACTGTCTTTCCCCTTCCCGGGGCAGGAACTggggcagggccctgctggaCTCGTTGCAGTGCCCACTTGA
- the GAS8 gene encoding dynein regulatory complex subunit 4 isoform X2 → MSKEQVLEHMKRLREELDRERQERNAFQLECNRIQSFWEITRRELEERKAELRDRDREMEEAEERHQLEIKVYKQKVKHLLHEQQENLTELKAEGVLSLSRAQKDHWDQEQELWKEKRSLNIRLKEQEVANEAAITNLCLKHEEEMARLRSDFELQTKEMEAKYTRKMQALRDEMDLRRKTEIHELEERKNTQISELMRNHEGAFGSIKNYYNDITAKNLTLINLLKEQVEDLRKKEAVLEKEKAAVLLQNKELTEPLQEARELVAELQKKLVHYDRDKEALMNSKAHLKITQKELKDLQWEHEVLEQRFSKVQAERDELYQKFTKAINEVQQKTGFKNLLLERKLQALLNLLEQKEVELNKVVAASDLDPSALSLVSHKLEDVLNSKNATIKDLQLQLARVCKAHNDMLQTFEAKMTAFGIPVDNLGFQPLSFPFPGQELGQGPAGLVAVPT, encoded by the exons ATGAGCAAGGAGCAG GTGCTGGAGCACATGAAGCGTCTCCGGGAGGAGCTGGACCGGGAGCGGCAGGAGCGGAACGCTTTCCAGCTGGAGTGTAACAGGATTCAGAGCTTCTGGGAAATCACCCGCCgtgagctggaggagaggaaagcGGAGCTGCGTGACCGGGACCGGGAGATGGAGGAGGCGGAGGAGCGGCACCAGCTGGAGATCAAG GTGTACAAGCAGAAGGTGAAGCACCTGTTGCACGAGCAGCAGGAGAACCTGACAGAGCTGAAGGCTGAAGGAGTCCTGTCCCTGAGTCGGGCCCAGAAGGATCACTGGgaccaggagcaggagctgtggaaaGAGAAGCGCTCCTTGAACATAAggctgaaggagcaggaggtggcCAATGAGGCAGCCATTACAAACCTCTGCCTG AAACATGAGGAGGAGATGGCCCGGCTACGCAGCGACTTCGAGTTGCAGACCAAAG AGATGGAGGCCAAGTACACCAGGAAGATGCAGGCACTGCGGGATGAGATGGACCTGCGGAGGAAGACAGAGATCCatgagctggaggagaggaagaacaCCCAGATCAGCGAGCTGATGAGGAACCATGAGGGGGCTTTTGGTTCCATCAAGAACTACTACAACGATATCACTGCCAAAAACCTGACACTGATCAACCTCCTGAAG GAGCAGGTGGAAGATCTAAGGAAGAAGGAGGCTGTCTtggaaaaggagaaggcagctgtgctgctccagaaCAAGGAGCTGACAGAGCCGCTGCAGGAAGCCCGGGAGTTGGTGGCTGAGCTGCAAAAGAAGTTGGTTCACTAtgacagggacaaggaggccCTGATG AACTCCAAAGCCCATCTGAAAATCACCCAGAAGGAGCTGAAGGACCTTCAGTGGGAACACGAGGTACTGGAGCAGCGGTTCAGTAAG GTCCAGGCAGAGCGAGACGAGCTCTATCAGAAGTTCACCAAAGCCATTAACGAGGTGCAGCAAAAAACGGGGTTCAAGAACCTGCTCCTGGAGCGGAAGCTGCAGGCACTCCTCAACCTCCTGGAGCAGAAGGAGGTGGAGCTCAACAAGGTCGTCGCAGCCTCCGACCTCGACCCCAGCGCTCTCTCCTTGGTCTCGCACAAGCTGGAG GACGTGCTCAATTCCAAGAATGCCACCATCAAggacctgcagctccagctggcccGAGTGTGCAAG GCACACAACGACATGCTGCAGACCTTCGAGGCAAAGATGACAGCCTTTGGCATCCCTGTGGACAACCTGGGTTTCCAGCCACTGTCTTTCCCCTTCCCGGGGCAGGAACTggggcagggccctgctggaCTCGTTGCAGTGCCCACTTGA
- the LOC134557419 gene encoding cadherin-1-like isoform X1 — MAPCTFTLLLLLLDVLTFPEHGHGLRRQKRDWIIPPINCPENDKGPFPKNLVQIKSSKDKETKVFYSITGQGADIIPVGVFVIERETGWLKVTIPLDREEKDKYVLYSHAVSANGQPVEDPMELIITVTDQNDNPPVFTQAVFHGSVLEGAKPGTSVLRVLATDADDAVNSNNGIVSYSILSQVPEKPRPGMFTIDSSSGLISVAMLGLVAEEVPEYTLEIQAADLEGYGLRATATARITVQADGMSEVGNGTLTTHVLNTATGLPAAGLGIRLAQLQEPGPQWTELAQRHTDADGRCQPLLAPGQAKAGTYKLHFETAEYWQGLGHTSFYPFVEVVFIITDPAQKLHVPLLISPYSYTTYRGS, encoded by the exons atgGCACCCTGCACCTtcaccctgctcctcctcctgctg GATGTGCTGACCTTCCCCGAGCACGGACATGGCCTCCGGCGGCAGAAGAGGGACTGGATCATCCCCCCCATCAACTGCCCTGAGAATGACAAGGGACCCTTCCCCAAGAACCTGGTACAG aTCAAATCCAGCAAGGACAAGGAGACCAAGGTTTTCTACAGCATCACGGGGCAGGGAGCAGACATCATCCCCGTGGGTGTCTTCGTCATCGAACGGGAGACAGGGTGGCTGAAGGTGACAATACCCCTGGACCGGGAGGAGAAGGACAAATATGTG CTTTACTCCCACGCCGTGTCGGCCAATGGGCAGCCCGTGGAAGACCCCATGGAGCTCATCATCACCGTCACTGACCAGAATGACAACCCACCCGTCTTCACCCAGGCAGTTTTCCACGGTTCTGTGCTGGAGGGAGCTAAGCCAG GCACATCGGTGCTGCGGGTGCTGGCCACCGACGCAGACGACGCCGTGAACTCCAACAATGGCATTGTGAGCTATTCCATCCTGAGCCAGGTGCCAGAGAAGCCCCGGCCTGGGATGTTCACCATcgacagcagctctgggctgatcTCCGTGGCCatgctggggctggtggcagaG GAGGTCCCTGAATACACACTGGAGATTCAGGCTGCCGACTTGGAGGGGTATGGGCTGCGAGCCACCGCCACCGCCCGCATCACAGTGCAG GCTGACGGCATGTCTGAGGTGGGAAACGGCACCCTGACCACCCACGTGCTGAACACGGCCACGGGGCTGCCGGCAGCCGGCCTTGGCATCCgcctggcccagctgcaggagccgGGGCCGCAGTGGACAGAGCTGGCGCAGAG GCACACAGATGCGGATGGGcgctgccagcccctcctggcacCGGGACAGGCCAAGGCTGGCACATACAAGCTGCACTTTGAGACAGCTGAGTACTGGCAGGGACTGGGGCACACCAGCTTCTACCCCTTCGTGGAG GTTGTCTTCATCATCACTGACCCAGCACAGAAGCTCCACGTCCCGCTGCTGATCAGCCCCTACTCCTACACAACGTACCGGGGCAGTTAG
- the LOC134557419 gene encoding uncharacterized protein LOC134557419 isoform X2, whose translation MVGGETGIAAVLWLLPAQCPKFPPGSGPPASGLGAAGVWVLAGLLGAAPSGKLLVPARPSRGGAPGSAGAPCQDSGIQPRQLRGERPWRQEGKPGLGMAFCTGSPAAGAWPSGTEDSQADGMSEVGNGTLTTHVLNTATGLPAAGLGIRLAQLQEPGPQWTELAQRHTDADGRCQPLLAPGQAKAGTYKLHFETAEYWQGLGHTSFYPFVEVVFIITDPAQKLHVPLLISPYSYTTYRGS comes from the exons ATGGTGGGAGGCGAGACTGGGatagcagctgtgctgtggctccTCCCGGCCCAGTGCCCCAAATTCCCACCGGGCTCTGGGCCACCAGCCTCGGGCCTTGGTGCTGCCGGAGTGTGGGTGCTAGCGGGGCTCCTGGGTGCAGCTCCCAGTGGGAAGCTGCTCGTGCCGGCTCGGCCCAGCCGGGGAGGAGCACCCGGTTCTGCGGGAGCCCCGTGCCAGGATAGCGGCATCCAGCCACGCCAGCTCCGCGGGGAGAGGCCGTGGCGCCAGGAAGGGaagccagggctggggatggcGTTTTGCACGGGGTCACCGGCTGCGGGTGCCTGGCCGAGTGGGACAGAGGACAGCCAG GCTGACGGCATGTCTGAGGTGGGAAACGGCACCCTGACCACCCACGTGCTGAACACGGCCACGGGGCTGCCGGCAGCCGGCCTTGGCATCCgcctggcccagctgcaggagccgGGGCCGCAGTGGACAGAGCTGGCGCAGAG GCACACAGATGCGGATGGGcgctgccagcccctcctggcacCGGGACAGGCCAAGGCTGGCACATACAAGCTGCACTTTGAGACAGCTGAGTACTGGCAGGGACTGGGGCACACCAGCTTCTACCCCTTCGTGGAG GTTGTCTTCATCATCACTGACCCAGCACAGAAGCTCCACGTCCCGCTGCTGATCAGCCCCTACTCCTACACAACGTACCGGGGCAGTTAG